One region of Termitidicoccus mucosus genomic DNA includes:
- a CDS encoding dihydrodipicolinate synthase family protein, with amino-acid sequence MSNVMTTLPKGIVSVVQTAFGAGGRVDMPSIERLVEDAIAAGVDGFLLPVVASEVAWLSRAERDAILGAVSRYIRGRVPIIAGASADTPDECAACARAGLEAGAVASLVAVPQSLYGAPAGIDAFFQEVFRVTPGPVVIQDLQFAGPGMDAGQILRLRERHERFAGIKIETVPAGPKYSEVRSACGAGFWIAGGWAITQMIEALDRGVDAMVPESAMIKLYKRVYHLYQSGRRGEALVLFRRLLPVLAFTNQELATSVAFFKRLLVRKGIFSESRQRMPLPAWDDISGRTSSELIEYYMSLESEAM; translated from the coding sequence ATGAGTAACGTAATGACTACGCTGCCCAAAGGTATTGTGTCGGTGGTGCAAACGGCGTTCGGCGCCGGCGGGAGGGTTGACATGCCCTCGATCGAGAGGCTCGTCGAGGATGCGATTGCCGCGGGCGTCGATGGGTTCCTGCTGCCAGTGGTCGCAAGCGAGGTCGCCTGGCTGTCCAGGGCGGAACGGGACGCCATCCTCGGCGCGGTGAGCCGCTACATCCGCGGCCGGGTGCCCATCATCGCGGGCGCATCGGCGGACACGCCGGACGAATGCGCCGCCTGTGCGCGCGCCGGGCTGGAGGCCGGCGCGGTGGCAAGCCTCGTGGCGGTGCCGCAATCGCTGTATGGGGCGCCGGCCGGGATCGATGCGTTTTTTCAGGAGGTGTTCCGCGTCACGCCCGGCCCGGTGGTCATCCAGGATTTGCAGTTTGCCGGCCCCGGCATGGATGCGGGACAGATTCTCCGGCTTCGCGAGCGCCATGAGCGGTTTGCGGGAATAAAGATCGAAACCGTCCCGGCCGGGCCCAAATACAGCGAGGTGCGGTCGGCCTGCGGCGCGGGTTTCTGGATCGCCGGCGGGTGGGCCATCACCCAGATGATCGAGGCGCTCGACCGCGGCGTTGACGCCATGGTGCCCGAGAGCGCAATGATCAAACTATACAAGCGGGTTTATCATTTATACCAGTCCGGCAGGCGCGGCGAGGCCCTTGTCTTGTTCAGGCGCCTGCTGCCCGTCCTTGCGTTCACGAATCAGGAACTCGCGACTTCCGTGGCCTTTTTCAAGCGGTTGCTGGTGCGAAAGGGGATTTTTTCGGAATCGCGCCAGCGCATGCCGCTTCCGGCCTGGGATGATATATCCGGGCGGACGTCATCGGAGCTGATCGAATACTATATGAGTCTGGAGTCGGAGGCCATGTGA
- a CDS encoding alpha/beta hydrolase, whose translation MTATAAACMAMILRGQTCEEFPLRPPDPAVKEPAAERVLFYPRGGDDRGLHRVVFDVAVPTLTVYRPAPEKNRGAAFVLCPGGAYHGVVIDREGHWVARYFQNLGYTVAVLKYRMPKPAEAGAGGELPRSQQDALEAIRYVRTRAAEWGVDAGRVGIMGSSAGGHLAGSTAFLGNGSNGTRPDFVALLYPVVSMGEPIAHAGSRRNLLGPAPTPAQVERFSLEKQVRSGMPPFFIVHARDDDKVPVGHSRLLAGALERARVPVKLIIYETGGHGFSLGRGTPSDGWKDAFVAWLAGVVK comes from the coding sequence GTGACGGCAACGGCCGCCGCGTGCATGGCGATGATTCTGCGCGGGCAGACGTGCGAGGAGTTTCCGCTGCGTCCGCCGGACCCGGCGGTGAAGGAGCCTGCGGCGGAACGCGTGCTTTTTTACCCGCGGGGCGGGGATGATCGCGGATTGCACCGGGTGGTGTTTGACGTGGCGGTTCCCACCCTCACGGTTTACCGGCCCGCCCCGGAGAAAAACCGCGGGGCGGCGTTTGTCCTCTGCCCGGGAGGCGCGTATCACGGGGTGGTGATTGACCGCGAGGGGCACTGGGTCGCCCGATATTTTCAAAATCTCGGATACACGGTGGCGGTCTTGAAATATCGCATGCCCAAGCCCGCCGAGGCGGGGGCGGGCGGGGAACTGCCGCGCAGCCAGCAGGACGCCCTTGAGGCGATCCGCTATGTGCGAACCCGGGCGGCGGAGTGGGGCGTGGATGCCGGCCGCGTGGGCATCATGGGCTCGTCGGCCGGCGGGCATCTGGCGGGATCGACGGCGTTTCTGGGCAACGGGAGCAATGGCACCAGGCCCGATTTCGTCGCGTTGCTTTATCCGGTGGTGAGCATGGGCGAACCCATCGCGCACGCCGGTTCGCGGCGCAATCTGCTCGGTCCGGCGCCGACGCCCGCGCAAGTCGAACGGTTCTCCTTGGAAAAGCAGGTTCGCTCGGGGATGCCGCCGTTTTTCATCGTCCATGCCCGGGACGACGACAAGGTGCCGGTCGGGCACAGCCGTTTGCTGGCTGGCGCGCTGGAGCGGGCCCGGGTTCCGGTGAAACTGATCATCTATGAGACCGGCGGACACGGATTCTCGCTGGGGCGGGGAACCCCTTCGGATGGGTGGAAAGACGCGTTTGTCGCCTGGCTGGCCGGTGTGGTCAAATGA
- a CDS encoding peptidylprolyl isomerase, producing the protein MISWIQNTFQKHFRVIFAVLLIVIIISFVFVTNASSGLGRADRHMATKPFFDLNLASPVDSERLSRDAALSIELQYGFPANGEMLQRFAYPRYTALYLANQLRIPAPTQSEKVEHIRGLRRFAGQDGQFDAAAYQAFRQSLPAVVQSEIDRVISDDIRIERLHTLLSGPGYVLPADVRQILEEQDTVWTIDIASIDRASFTPAVTPTGADIEDYFKKNTFRYTIAPKVNVSYAEFPLGAAFASVRPATPEQLRAFYDANPARFPQPADAPKAEESTDPKLAADAAYERVRSQVESAYRAEQAMRIAGQAASDFAVALFDSGAKPGTKAFSDLLFDHKATYREVPAFAENDVPVELTGDPRAARQIAAQAFSLGEDRRVSDAIQTERGSIVLFWNSTIPSREPALEEVRDRVAADYTENEKRRLFTDLGQTIRASIESALQSGKAFAQAAESAAGAAGVKVEVSSLADFTRREPPAGLTPQVGTALQSLNQGDVSTMVATTDKGFLVYARTKALPDATETNPRYIETRDQVAAYYGRAAASAYINDLMTKELNRTASVTE; encoded by the coding sequence ATGATCTCCTGGATCCAAAACACCTTTCAGAAGCACTTCCGTGTCATTTTCGCGGTGCTGCTGATCGTCATCATCATCTCGTTTGTCTTTGTCACCAACGCGTCCTCGGGACTCGGGCGGGCCGACCGGCACATGGCGACGAAGCCTTTCTTTGACCTCAATCTCGCTTCCCCCGTCGACAGCGAACGCCTCAGCCGCGACGCCGCGCTCAGCATCGAGCTCCAATACGGGTTTCCCGCCAACGGCGAGATGCTCCAGCGCTTCGCCTACCCGCGCTACACCGCGCTTTACCTCGCCAACCAGCTTCGCATCCCCGCGCCCACCCAGTCCGAAAAGGTCGAGCACATCCGCGGCCTGCGCCGGTTTGCCGGCCAGGACGGCCAGTTTGACGCCGCCGCCTACCAGGCCTTTCGCCAGAGCCTTCCCGCCGTCGTCCAGAGCGAAATCGACCGCGTGATTTCCGATGACATCCGCATCGAGCGCCTCCACACGCTGCTGAGCGGCCCCGGCTACGTGCTGCCCGCCGACGTGAGGCAAATCCTCGAGGAGCAGGACACGGTCTGGACCATCGACATCGCCTCCATTGACCGCGCCAGCTTCACACCCGCCGTCACGCCCACCGGCGCGGACATAGAGGATTATTTCAAGAAAAACACCTTCCGCTACACCATCGCGCCGAAGGTCAACGTGAGCTATGCCGAGTTCCCCCTTGGCGCCGCCTTCGCCTCCGTGCGCCCGGCCACGCCCGAGCAGCTTCGCGCCTTCTACGACGCCAATCCCGCCCGCTTTCCGCAGCCCGCCGACGCGCCCAAGGCCGAGGAATCCACCGACCCGAAGCTCGCCGCCGATGCCGCTTATGAGCGCGTTCGTTCGCAGGTCGAGTCCGCCTACCGCGCCGAGCAGGCCATGCGCATCGCCGGCCAGGCTGCCAGCGATTTCGCGGTCGCCCTCTTTGACAGCGGTGCCAAGCCCGGCACCAAGGCTTTCTCCGACCTCCTCTTCGATCACAAGGCCACCTACCGCGAAGTCCCGGCCTTTGCCGAGAACGATGTCCCGGTGGAGCTGACCGGGGATCCCCGCGCGGCGCGCCAGATCGCCGCGCAGGCCTTCTCTCTGGGCGAAGACCGCCGCGTGTCCGATGCCATCCAGACCGAGCGCGGCAGCATCGTGCTGTTCTGGAATTCCACCATCCCCTCGCGCGAGCCGGCGCTGGAGGAAGTGCGCGACCGCGTGGCGGCCGATTACACGGAAAACGAAAAACGCCGTCTCTTCACCGATCTCGGCCAGACCATCCGCGCCTCCATCGAGTCCGCGCTCCAGTCCGGCAAGGCATTCGCGCAGGCCGCCGAGTCCGCCGCCGGTGCCGCCGGGGTGAAGGTCGAGGTTTCCAGCCTGGCCGATTTCACCCGCCGCGAACCGCCCGCCGGGCTCACGCCGCAAGTCGGCACCGCCCTCCAGTCGCTCAACCAGGGCGACGTATCCACCATGGTCGCCACGACGGACAAAGGCTTTCTGGTTTACGCGCGCACGAAGGCCCTGCCCGACGCCACCGAGACCAATCCGCGTTACATCGAAACGCGCGACCAGGTCGCCGCCTACTACGGTCGCGCCGCGGCCTCGGCCTACATCAACGACCTGATGACCAAGGAACTCAACCGCACCGCCTCGGTGACCGAATAA
- a CDS encoding TolC family protein codes for MLHRLASFFLAAACAAAPALHAQSSAPADPPAAESAAEAGKNSAPLPPQSSLSLPNIPSPAPAVDPALPPLALDQCVAMALDKNFDLRIQRHTTETSKDTLEITKAEYDPTLRATVGKTFSESDYRSSSTPGAMVNTNSNNIEATVGAAQKVITGATLQLSTGVNRNSNARANTAYNGVYDSDVVFSVRQPVLKNFGSNVNRAAIDRARLGVARANEDLRASVLGIIRSVESAYYDLAYYRAQLEVRRFSLDLSQRLLDENRARRAAGVATDLDVLQAEVGVANARNDLLVAEKSLHDSEDNLLALINPFEFTATIGPLAIDDTGSPDVSFDRSYKLALDNTPGYASAQYAIRQYEIDAKAAKRNQLPSLDVGASLGFGAPDDNTGRAYDRAFNGGNYNWGVDATFSIPWGRRAEKAAWRQAMNNLDREKIRLRQIDQDILVSVRTAVRTVQTSEEGVRITTLATQLSEKQYELQKGLFDAGKSTFRLVLDFVDDLNEARMRELQARLSLRNALAELARLEASSLARYNVQLDQ; via the coding sequence ATGCTTCACCGACTCGCTTCGTTCTTCCTTGCCGCCGCCTGCGCCGCCGCGCCCGCACTCCACGCCCAGTCTTCCGCCCCCGCTGATCCTCCCGCCGCGGAATCTGCCGCCGAGGCCGGAAAAAACTCGGCCCCGCTGCCCCCGCAGTCCTCGCTGTCGCTGCCCAATATCCCTTCGCCCGCGCCGGCCGTCGATCCCGCGCTGCCACCCCTCGCGCTCGATCAATGTGTCGCCATGGCGCTCGACAAAAACTTCGACCTGCGCATCCAGCGCCACACCACGGAGACCTCGAAGGACACGCTTGAGATCACCAAGGCCGAATACGACCCGACCCTCAGGGCCACGGTTGGAAAGACGTTTTCCGAAAGCGATTATCGCTCGTCGAGCACGCCCGGGGCCATGGTCAACACCAACAGCAACAACATCGAAGCCACCGTGGGCGCCGCGCAGAAAGTCATCACCGGCGCCACGCTCCAGCTCTCCACCGGCGTCAACCGCAACAGCAACGCCCGCGCCAACACCGCCTACAACGGCGTCTATGACAGCGATGTGGTCTTTTCCGTGCGCCAGCCCGTCCTGAAAAACTTCGGCTCCAACGTGAACCGCGCCGCCATCGACCGCGCGCGCCTCGGCGTGGCCCGCGCCAACGAGGATCTCCGCGCTTCCGTGCTCGGCATCATCCGCTCCGTCGAGTCCGCCTACTACGATCTCGCCTACTACCGCGCCCAGCTCGAAGTCCGCCGCTTCAGCCTCGACCTCTCCCAGCGCCTCCTCGACGAAAACCGCGCCCGCCGCGCCGCCGGCGTCGCCACCGACCTCGATGTGCTGCAAGCCGAAGTCGGCGTGGCCAACGCCCGCAACGACCTCCTCGTCGCCGAAAAATCCCTCCACGACTCCGAGGATAACCTCCTCGCCCTCATCAATCCCTTCGAGTTCACCGCCACCATCGGTCCCCTCGCCATCGACGACACCGGCTCGCCCGACGTCTCCTTTGACCGCTCCTACAAACTTGCCCTCGACAACACCCCCGGATACGCATCCGCCCAATACGCCATCCGCCAATACGAAATCGACGCCAAGGCCGCGAAGCGCAACCAGCTCCCCTCGCTCGACGTCGGCGCCAGCCTCGGCTTCGGCGCGCCCGACGACAACACCGGCCGCGCCTACGACCGCGCCTTCAACGGCGGCAATTACAACTGGGGGGTTGACGCCACCTTCTCGATTCCCTGGGGCCGCCGGGCCGAAAAAGCCGCCTGGCGCCAGGCGATGAACAACCTCGACCGCGAAAAAATCCGCCTTCGCCAGATCGATCAGGACATCCTCGTCTCCGTGCGCACCGCCGTGCGCACCGTGCAAACCAGCGAGGAAGGCGTGCGCATCACCACGCTCGCCACCCAGCTCAGCGAAAAGCAATACGAACTCCAAAAGGGCCTGTTCGACGCGGGCAAAAGCACCTTCCGCCTCGTGCTCGATTTTGTGGACGATCTCAACGAGGCCCGCATGCGCGAGCTGCAAGCCCGGTTGAGCCTCCGCAACGCCCTCGCCGAGCTCGCCCGCCTGGAGGCCAGCTCCCTCGCCCGCTACAACGTCCAGCTCGACCAGTAG
- a CDS encoding ribonuclease D, with protein MSDQPAYKIIDQPAQLAPLLAALERSDEVSLDTEADNLYHYRTRLCLLQFHVAGEISLVDALAPIDFGPLWACLATKHLVMHGSDFDLRLLYDLCGFRARSMFDTMLAAQLLNRQRVGLASLLEENYGVALDKDSQKANWSRRPLTPRLLDYAALDVYYLPRLRDLLTAQLEQLGRLDWLDQQCRRQIENALSGFPRDDENDWRVGRSERLRPPGLAVLHAVWHWREDWARKLDVPPFKVTGNDLLFKLAEGADHGLSARALLETINLGKRHDRLAPSLREALVAGLSRDPKTLPRRRGRDPNHHPLTAAELALQDRLKTDRDRVAAELQLDPTLIANRSQLALIARAPDKISDILLPWQAALLRNTDALNPA; from the coding sequence ATGTCCGACCAGCCCGCATACAAAATCATAGACCAACCCGCGCAACTCGCGCCTCTTCTCGCCGCACTCGAGCGCTCCGACGAAGTCTCGCTCGATACCGAGGCCGACAACCTCTACCACTACCGCACGCGCCTCTGTCTCCTCCAGTTCCACGTCGCCGGTGAAATTTCCCTCGTCGATGCCCTCGCGCCCATCGACTTCGGCCCCCTCTGGGCCTGCCTTGCCACCAAGCATCTCGTCATGCACGGCAGCGATTTCGACCTGCGCCTCCTCTACGATCTCTGCGGCTTCCGCGCCCGCAGCATGTTCGACACCATGCTCGCCGCCCAGCTCCTCAACCGCCAGCGCGTCGGGCTCGCCTCCCTCCTCGAGGAAAACTACGGCGTGGCCCTCGACAAGGACTCCCAGAAGGCCAACTGGTCCAGACGTCCCCTCACGCCGCGCCTGCTCGACTACGCCGCGCTCGACGTCTATTACCTTCCCCGCCTCCGCGACCTCCTCACCGCCCAGCTCGAGCAACTCGGCCGCCTCGACTGGCTCGACCAGCAATGCCGGCGCCAGATCGAAAACGCCCTCAGTGGCTTCCCCCGCGACGACGAAAACGACTGGCGCGTCGGCCGCTCCGAGCGCCTCCGCCCGCCCGGCCTCGCCGTCCTCCATGCCGTCTGGCACTGGCGCGAGGACTGGGCCCGCAAACTCGACGTCCCGCCTTTCAAGGTCACCGGCAACGATCTCCTCTTCAAGCTCGCCGAGGGCGCCGACCACGGCCTCTCCGCCCGCGCCCTTCTGGAAACCATCAACCTCGGCAAGCGCCATGACCGCCTCGCCCCCAGCCTCCGCGAGGCCCTCGTCGCCGGCCTGTCCCGCGATCCGAAAACCCTTCCCCGTCGCCGCGGTCGCGATCCCAACCACCACCCGCTTACGGCCGCCGAGCTTGCCCTGCAGGATCGCCTGAAAACCGACCGCGACCGCGTCGCCGCCGAGCTTCAGCTCGACCCCACCCTCATCGCCAACCGCTCCCAACTCGCCCTTATCGCCCGCGCGCCGGACAAGATTTCCGACATCCTCCTCCCCTGGCAGGCCGCACTGCTCAGAAACACCGATGCGCTCAACCCCGCGTGA
- a CDS encoding AMP-binding protein gives MNIARHLPLMAARQPRRVAIKVPRGRTRSGDIDYLALTFAELDAEVRAWSAHLRARGVRPGDRTLVMVRQGLPLIASVFALFSTGAVPIIIDPGMGLRGFLRCVAHSRPRVLLGIPLARILSRVMRRPFRTIETRVAASGSPLARMKRPAIQKPETEIDNDGLAAILFTSGSTGAPKGVCYEHAMFEAQVRAIRAAYEIEPGETDLSMLPVFALFAPALGMTTIVPEIDPGRPAALDPAKIIQAVRQENVTNSFGSPTLWNKLADHCIRESIALPSLRRVLCAGAPVPAPLWEKARKILPGGKLHSPYGATECLPVSTISGDEIAGLGGTGVPPVSDRVARATRPCPGACVGRATPEIQIKIIAITDTPIATLADARELPLGEIGEIIVTGPAVTREYDNLPAATAAAKIRGAGDGGGKYQVSSNTSNKNAPAPPLLDTCHLPLPTSPGTGVWHRMGDTGCLDAGGRLWFCGRKAERVETASGTLFTEPCEQVFRAHPQVARCALVGLGTPGSQIPAIVVQPAAGNFDRAKLAAGLRALAAAHPLTAGITRFYFHPDFPVDVRHNAKIHRLTLASWAASGKAEELKG, from the coding sequence ATGAACATCGCCCGACACCTCCCGCTCATGGCCGCGCGCCAGCCCCGCCGTGTCGCGATCAAGGTGCCGCGCGGGCGCACCCGCTCGGGCGACATCGATTACCTCGCGCTCACCTTTGCCGAACTCGACGCCGAGGTTCGCGCTTGGTCCGCGCATCTCCGCGCGCGCGGCGTGCGCCCCGGCGACCGCACGCTCGTGATGGTGCGCCAGGGGCTCCCGCTCATTGCCTCCGTCTTCGCGCTCTTCAGCACCGGCGCCGTTCCCATCATCATCGACCCCGGCATGGGACTGCGCGGCTTTCTGCGTTGCGTCGCGCACTCCCGTCCGCGCGTCCTCCTCGGCATTCCGCTGGCGCGCATCCTCAGCCGGGTGATGCGCCGCCCCTTCCGCACCATCGAAACCCGCGTCGCCGCCAGCGGCTCGCCGCTCGCGCGCATGAAGCGACCCGCCATCCAAAAACCCGAAACCGAAATCGACAACGACGGCCTTGCCGCCATCCTCTTCACCTCCGGCTCCACGGGCGCGCCGAAAGGCGTCTGCTACGAGCACGCCATGTTCGAGGCGCAGGTGCGCGCGATTCGCGCCGCTTACGAAATCGAGCCCGGCGAGACCGACCTCTCCATGCTCCCCGTGTTCGCGCTTTTCGCGCCCGCGCTCGGCATGACCACCATCGTCCCCGAGATCGACCCGGGCCGCCCGGCCGCGCTCGATCCGGCGAAAATCATCCAGGCCGTCCGCCAGGAAAACGTCACCAATTCCTTCGGTTCGCCCACGCTGTGGAACAAGCTCGCCGACCACTGTATCCGGGAAAGCATTGCGCTGCCCTCGCTCCGCCGCGTCCTCTGCGCCGGCGCGCCCGTGCCCGCGCCGCTATGGGAGAAAGCGCGAAAAATCCTCCCTGGCGGCAAACTCCACAGTCCCTACGGCGCGACCGAATGCCTGCCGGTGAGCACAATTAGTGGCGACGAAATCGCCGGTTTGGGTGGCACGGGCGTCCCGCCCGTGTCGGATCGGGTGGCACGGGCGACCCGCCCGTGCCCGGGTGCCTGCGTGGGCCGCGCCACGCCCGAAATCCAAATCAAAATCATCGCCATCACCGACACGCCCATTGCCACGCTCGCCGACGCGCGCGAACTTCCGCTCGGCGAAATCGGCGAAATCATCGTCACCGGCCCGGCGGTTACGCGCGAATACGACAACCTGCCCGCCGCCACTGCCGCCGCAAAAATTCGCGGCGCCGGCGATGGCGGCGGGAAGTATCAAGTATCAAGTAACACAAGTAACAAGAACGCCCCCGCCCCCCCACTTCTTGATACTTGTCACTTGCCACTTCCCACTTCGCCCGGCACGGGCGTCTGGCACCGCATGGGCGACACCGGCTGCCTCGACGCCGGCGGACGCCTCTGGTTCTGCGGACGCAAAGCCGAGCGCGTCGAGACCGCCTCCGGCACGCTTTTCACCGAGCCCTGCGAGCAAGTTTTCCGCGCGCATCCGCAAGTCGCCCGTTGCGCGCTCGTCGGGCTCGGCACGCCCGGCTCGCAAATCCCCGCCATCGTCGTGCAGCCCGCCGCCGGAAATTTCGACCGCGCAAAACTCGCCGCCGGACTCCGCGCCCTCGCCGCCGCGCATCCGCTCACCGCCGGCATCACGCGGTTTTATTTTCATCCCGATTTCCCCGTGGACGTGCGCCACAACGCCAAAATCCACCGCCTCACGCTCGCGTCTTGGGCCGCGAGTGGAAAGGCTGAAGAATTGAAGGGCTGA
- a CDS encoding NAD-dependent epimerase/dehydratase family protein, producing the protein MPAPSAFQLFGPSALSPVLVTGGTGFLGRRLVGRLLAQGRPVTVLARRAAPDLAARGVRFITAALDDTAALRDACAGIHTVFHVAAKVGVWGRYDDFHRANVLGTRALLASARAHGARVFVHTSTPSVVYNGRGLAGADESLPLTTRCPSPYPLTKAVAEREVLAADSPALRTVALRPHLIWGDDDPHLIPRVLAQARRGRLRIVGRGRNRVDMVHVENAADAHLLAEANIDRCAGRAYFVTNGEPVLLWDWINHLLTALGEKPVARRIPLCAASAIGACCEAAWRVLPLRGEPPMTRFIAAELAKDHWFDLSAARRDLGYEPRISMAEGTVALIAHLKNQG; encoded by the coding sequence ATGCCTGCCCCTTCAGCCTTTCAGCTCTTCGGTCCTTCAGCCCTTTCTCCCGTGCTCGTCACGGGCGGCACCGGCTTCCTCGGACGGCGCCTCGTCGGCCGCCTTCTCGCGCAAGGCCGCCCCGTCACCGTCCTCGCGCGCCGTGCCGCGCCCGACCTTGCGGCTCGCGGCGTGCGTTTCATCACCGCCGCGCTCGACGACACCGCCGCGCTTCGCGACGCCTGCGCCGGCATCCACACCGTTTTTCACGTCGCGGCGAAAGTCGGCGTATGGGGGCGTTATGACGACTTTCACCGCGCCAATGTCCTCGGCACCCGCGCGCTTCTCGCGAGCGCCCGCGCGCACGGCGCGCGTGTGTTTGTCCACACCAGCACGCCCAGCGTTGTGTATAACGGACGCGGCCTCGCCGGCGCCGACGAATCCCTGCCGCTCACCACCCGCTGTCCCAGTCCCTATCCGCTCACCAAGGCCGTCGCCGAGCGCGAAGTCCTCGCCGCCGATTCGCCCGCGCTCCGCACCGTCGCGCTCCGTCCGCATCTGATCTGGGGCGACGACGATCCGCACCTGATTCCCCGCGTCCTCGCGCAGGCCCGGCGCGGACGCCTCCGCATCGTGGGACGCGGACGCAACCGCGTGGACATGGTGCATGTCGAAAACGCCGCCGACGCCCACCTGCTCGCCGAGGCGAACATCGACCGATGCGCGGGCCGCGCCTACTTCGTCACCAACGGCGAGCCCGTCCTGCTCTGGGATTGGATCAACCACCTGCTCACCGCGCTCGGCGAAAAGCCGGTCGCGCGTCGTATCCCCTTGTGCGCCGCGTCCGCCATCGGCGCGTGCTGTGAGGCGGCGTGGCGCGTGCTGCCCTTGCGCGGCGAGCCGCCCATGACGCGCTTTATCGCCGCCGAACTCGCGAAAGACCACTGGTTCGATCTCTCCGCCGCCCGCCGTGACCTCGGTTACGAGCCGCGCATCAGCATGGCCGAAGGCACCGTCGCGCTCATCGCCCACCTGAAAAACCAAGGTTGA
- a CDS encoding AMP-binding protein: MKESLKAIMCSALEQFSAQTAFMVKADGNKSPYEKISFREFKQDVLTLSAQLIEKGFQGKRVAVIGDNSYQWVLAYFATLFIGSVTVPLDRELLKPEILNLLGKAKCEAIFHDKKYEEAVRESGLVHTFLMRKYYMNDGGTSRALDIGTAPGRAQLQAARDFVPDADALACIMFTSGTTGEAKGVLHSHRTLGKNVLDIQESLGFKNTDSTVSILPMHHCFESRMGISSELSKGVRIAIGDGLKYIYKNLEEAEATILLCVPLLLKSVHRRIWNNAEKTGTAESLKKRIQDLKGKRFELMKTSGNNDDAIFEIGRKLFEEERKLVGGHLRKIFTGAAAIDPALINGVQDIGIKVQQGYGMTEMSALLSSTRHYEDNYLKASSVGRPVESATFKIDAPDEDGIGEILIKGPTAMLGYLDRPDLTAEVFQDGWYRTGDYGYLDAEGWAYITGRKMNMIVTRTGKNIFPEELEVELAKSKLIGELMVYGSEDKNGNILVSLQVRPVMEEVAKALGKAGPDSNEIFQAVAAEVKALNATVPNYKRIRRLVIRKEEFIKTPTEKIRRKMNII, from the coding sequence ATGAAGGAATCACTCAAAGCCATCATGTGCTCGGCCTTGGAGCAGTTTTCCGCGCAGACCGCATTCATGGTCAAGGCGGATGGAAACAAGTCGCCCTACGAAAAAATTTCCTTCCGGGAATTCAAGCAGGATGTCCTCACCCTGTCCGCGCAGTTGATCGAAAAAGGGTTCCAGGGGAAGCGCGTCGCGGTCATCGGCGACAACTCCTACCAGTGGGTGCTCGCCTATTTTGCGACCCTGTTCATCGGCTCGGTCACCGTCCCGCTCGACCGCGAGCTCCTGAAACCCGAGATATTGAACCTGCTGGGAAAGGCGAAATGCGAGGCGATTTTCCATGACAAAAAATACGAGGAGGCGGTCCGCGAGTCGGGGCTGGTGCACACGTTTCTCATGAGAAAATATTACATGAATGACGGCGGGACAAGCCGCGCGCTTGATATTGGGACGGCGCCGGGACGCGCGCAGCTGCAGGCGGCAAGGGACTTCGTTCCCGATGCCGACGCGCTGGCCTGCATCATGTTCACCAGCGGCACGACCGGCGAGGCCAAGGGTGTCCTGCACTCGCACCGCACGCTGGGGAAAAATGTGCTCGATATACAAGAGTCGCTTGGTTTCAAAAACACGGACAGCACGGTCTCCATTCTGCCGATGCACCACTGCTTCGAGTCGCGCATGGGCATTTCCTCCGAGCTCTCTAAAGGCGTGCGGATCGCGATCGGGGACGGGCTGAAATACATTTATAAAAACCTTGAGGAAGCGGAGGCGACCATCCTCCTCTGCGTGCCGCTTCTGCTCAAGTCGGTGCACCGCCGCATTTGGAACAACGCGGAAAAAACGGGAACAGCCGAGTCGTTGAAAAAACGCATCCAGGATCTCAAGGGAAAACGCTTCGAGCTGATGAAGACCAGCGGCAACAACGACGACGCGATTTTCGAGATCGGCAGGAAATTGTTCGAGGAGGAGCGCAAACTCGTGGGCGGGCATTTGCGGAAAATCTTCACCGGCGCGGCGGCGATTGACCCCGCGCTCATCAACGGTGTCCAGGACATCGGCATCAAGGTGCAGCAGGGCTACGGGATGACGGAGATGTCGGCGCTGCTCAGCTCGACGCGGCATTACGAGGACAATTACCTGAAAGCGTCGAGCGTCGGACGCCCGGTCGAGTCAGCGACTTTCAAAATAGACGCGCCCGACGAGGACGGGATCGGCGAGATTCTCATCAAGGGCCCGACCGCGATGCTCGGCTACCTCGACCGCCCGGACCTGACCGCAGAGGTGTTTCAGGACGGCTGGTATCGCACCGGCGACTACGGCTATCTCGACGCCGAGGGCTGGGCGTATATCACCGGGCGCAAAATGAACATGATCGTGACGCGCACGGGAAAAAACATTTTCCCGGAGGAGCTTGAGGTGGAGCTGGCGAAATCAAAGCTGATCGGCGAGCTCATGGTCTATGGCAGCGAGGACAAAAACGGAAACATCCTCGTCAGCCTGCAAGTGCGCCCGGTCATGGAAGAGGTGGCCAAGGCGCTCGGAAAAGCTGGGCCGGACTCTAATGAAATCTTCCAAGCGGTGGCGGCGGAGGTGAAAGCCCTCAACGCCACGGTGCCGAATTACAAACGCATCCGGCGCCTCGTGATCAGAAAAGAGGAGTTCATAAAAACCCCGACGGAAAAAATCCGCCGAAAAATGAATATCATTTAG